The proteins below come from a single Sorghum bicolor cultivar BTx623 chromosome 4, Sorghum_bicolor_NCBIv3, whole genome shotgun sequence genomic window:
- the LOC8082887 gene encoding mediator of RNA polymerase II transcription subunit 18, whose amino-acid sequence MECVVQGIIETQHVEALEVLLQGLSGVPKERVRVHELCLKSGPNLGVVPSEVRLLCDLAQPTPSWTIRHVGGAMRGAGAEQISVLVRTIVESKASKNVLHYFYTLGYKLDHELLKIGFAFRFHRGAQITVTVTSTNKMPRLHATDEAVPVTPGIQLVEITAPAAADNYNDVVSAVSAFCEYLAPLLHLSKPGHSTGIVATAGAAAASLMSSGGGKTL is encoded by the exons ATGGAGTGCGTGGTGCAGGGAATCATCGAGACCCAG CATGTCGAAGCTCTGGAGGTTCTTCTCCAGGGTCTCTCTGGTGTCCCAAAAGAGCGTGTTAGGGTGCATGAGCTCTGCCTTAAAAGTGGACCCAATCTAG GTGTTGTCCCATCGGAGGTTCGTTTGTTGTGTGACTTAGCTCAGCCCACACCATCCTG GACCATAAGACATGTTGGTGGTGCCATGAGAGGTGCTGGTGCAGAGCAAATCTCAGTTCTGGTTCGTACAATTGTGGAGAGCAAAGCTAGCAAGAACGTCTTGCACTACTTCTACACTCTAGGGTACAAGCTAGACCATGAACTCTTGAAGATTGGTTTTGCGTTTCGTTTCCACCGAGGTGCCCAAATCACTGTCACTGTTACATCTACTAACAAGATGCCAAGGCTCCATGCTACCGATGAGGCTGTGCCAGTCACTCCTGGCATACAGTTAGTGGAAATCAcagcccctgctgctgctgataATTACAATGATGTTGTTTCAGCTGTCTCTGCATTCTGTGAATATCTTGCCCC GCTTCTGCATCTGTCAAAACCAGGACACTCGACTGGAATTGTTGCAACTGCAGGCGCTGCTGCTGCCTCACTCATGTCAAGTGGTGGTGGCAAAACCTTGTAA
- the LOC8071623 gene encoding bZIP transcription factor 50, which translates to MAAAGIGAGGGEDHDLPLEEVDAVLASFSGDPAAAFAPLPAPEAAASREPVVVAGESLREGLGDVEKFLMQDYEDEAPLDGVDEFLNGILVGDSEGEGSPKLTGEKSADRACAGEDEVVVGVDCGDDSNSQKKWRQMRNRDSAMKSREKKKLYVKDLEIKSKYLEAECCRLSYALQCCTAENMVLRQSLLKDRHAGAPTAMQESAELSETLPLVSLLWLVSILCLFLVDDMPNRSLVAPRSLERDLVKLARTSINGVKMTRMTNNSDNPGALGLIRLGRRCRGTRARIKSPWVPWHAVAAC; encoded by the exons ATGGCAGCGGCGGGGATTGGGGCCGGGGGAGGAGAGGACCACGACCTTCCCCTCGAGGAGGTCGACGCCGTCCTGGCCTCCTTCTCCGGCGACCCCGCCGCCGCCTTCGCCCCGCTGCCGGCAccggaggcggcggcgtcgcGGGAGCCGGTGGTGGTTGCTGGTGAGAGCCTACGGGAGGGGCTGGGGGACGTCGAGAAGTTCCTTATGCAGGACTACGAGGACGAGGCACCGTTGGACGGGGTTGATGAGTTCTTGAACGGCATCCTCGTTGGGGACAGCGAGGGCGAGGGTAGCCCCAAGCTCACTGGTGAGAAGAGCGCGGATAGGGCGTGCGCGGGGGAGGATGAGGTGGTGGTGGGTGTGGATTGCGGCGATGATTCCAACAGCCAGAAGAAGTGGAG ACAAATGAGGAATAGGGATTCTGCCATGAAATCTAGGGAGAAGAAGAAATTGTATGTAAAAGATCTGGAGATCAAGAGCAAGTATCTGGAGGCAGAGTGCTGCCGCCTAAGCTATGCCCTCCAGTGTTGCACTGCCGAGAACATGGTGCTTCGCCAGAGTTTGCTGAAGGATAGGCATGCCGGTGCTCCCACAGCCATGCAGGAGTCTGCCGAACTCTCGG AAACCCTGCCGCTGGTTTCCCTGCTTTGGCTAGTGAGCATCTTGTGCCTATTCCTGGTGGACGACATGCCCAACAGAAGCCTGGTGGCTCCAAGAAGCCTCGAAAGAGATCTTGTAAAGCTAGCCAGGACATCAATAAACGGTGTAAAGATGACCAGAATGACAAACAACAGTGACAATCCTGGGGCTTTGGGACTCATCCGCCTTGGAAGACGCTGCAGAGGCACAAGGGCGAGGATCAAGTCACCTTGGGTTCCTTGGCATGCAGTAGCTGCTTGCTAA
- the LOC8082888 gene encoding SWI/SNF complex subunit SWI3B, translating to MATTATTTATVTAPAATANFVPTPTPPHPRPAAPPALRAPSTLGPVKSEAPPTPSSSTATTAAAAAAVAEDPSYIITVPSYSAWFSFDSIHDTERRLLPEFFEGEAAAASGCRGPHAYKYYRDSLIRRFRARPGRRLTLTEARRGLVGDVGSVRRVFDFLEEWGLINYGALPSGSKQAKEKREEAAQQSTLPSGATVPRKLCTGCRTVCGLAYFACDKADISLCTRCYVNNNYRPGLSPANFKRVEITEDSKADWTDKETLHLLEAVLHYGEDWKKVSEHVGSRSEKDCIARFIRLPFGEQFMGPREDRMGFENNDDNTDEPGADVSKRLHLTPLADASNPIMAQVAFLSAIVGPDVASAAAQAAISAQSRVDLNDSEIETSINSTKEEESSHTNGLSVNDLLKEAAANARAQLEKERNSIEQSLSNIVDVQMMEIQDKICRFEQKEMLMEKERQQLNCLRDILFTDQLAVMQHQQRTPAVVTECKGDEKPKPLANMS from the exons ATGGCCACAACGGCGACAACGACGGCGACGGTGACGGCGCCGGCGGCCACAGCCAACTTCGTACCTACACCAACGCCTCCGCATCCACGCCCCGCCGCGCCACCTGCTCTCCGGGCGCCTTCCACCTTGGGTCCTGTCAAGTCAGAGGCCCCTCCCACCCCCTCGTCCTCTaccgccaccaccgccgcggcCGCAGCCGCCGTAGCGGAGGATCCATCCTACATCATCACCGTCCCTAGTTATTCAG CGTGGTTCTCGTTCGACTCCATCCACGACACGGAGCGCCGCCTCCTGCCGGAGTTCTTCGAGGGAGAGGCCGCGGCGGCGTCCGGGTGCCGGGGCCCGCACGCGTACAAGTATTACCGCGACTCCCTGATACGGAGGTTCCGGGCGCGGCCGGGTCGACGGCTCACACTCACGGAAGCCAGGAGGGGGCTTGTTGGTGACGTCGGCTCAGTCCGCCGCGTCTTCGACTTCCTTGAGGAATGGGGGCTCATCAACTACGGTGCTTTGCCATCGGGGTCAAAGCAAGCGAAAGAGAAGAGGGAAGAGGCTGCGCAACAGTCAACGTTGCCTTCTGGGGCAACTGTACCCAGGAAGCTCTGTACTGGATGCCGCACCGTGTGTGGGCTTGCTTACTTCGCCTGCGACAAG GCAGATATAAGTCTTTGTACTAGATGCTATGTAAATAATAACTACCGGCCGGGTCTGTCTCCTGCTAACTTCAAGAGAGTTGAAATTACTGAAGATTCAAAAGCAGATTGGACAGACAAAGAAACTCTTCACTTGCTTGAGGCTGTCTTGCATTATGGCGAAGACTGGAAAAAGGTGTCTGAACATGTTGGTAGTCGGTCAGAAAAAGACTGTATTGCAAGATTTATACGGTTACCTTTCGGAGAACAGTTCATGGGACCCAGGGAGGATAGAATGGGATTTGAGAACAATGATGACAATACTGATGAGCCTGGAGCAGATGTCTCAAAACGACTACATCTCACTCCACTAGCAGATGCAAGCAATCCGATTATGGCTCAG GTTGCATTTTTATCAGCTATTGTGGGTCCCGATGTTGCCTCAGCTGCAGCGCAAGCAGCTATTTCTGCACAATCCCGTGTTGACCTAAATGACAGCGAGATTGAAACTTCAATAAATAGCACCAAGGAAGAAG AATCATCTCACACAAATGGGCTCTCAGTCAACGATTTACTGAAAGAGGCGGCTGCTAATGCACGGGCACAACTTGAGAAGGAACGAAACAGCATAGAGCAATCTTTATCAAACATAGTAGATGTCCAG ATGATGGAAATCCAAGATAAAATATGCCGGTTTGAACAGAAGGAGATGCTGATGGAGAAAGAGCGACAGCAGCTGAATTGTCTAAGGGATATACTTTTCACAGATCAATTGGCAGTTATGCAACATCAACAAAGGACTCCAGCTGTAGTCACAGAGTGCAAAGGTGATGAGAAGCCAAAGCCCCTGGCAAACATGAGTTGA